The Ketogulonicigenium robustum nucleotide sequence CGATGCGCGGCGACGGGCGCAGCTTGGTGCCTTACCAGATCCCGACCCTGTCGGCCGCCGAGGAATGGCTGGCCGAGAACGAGATCCTCGACCCGAACGGGCCCGACGAGATATTCGAAAGCCCCGCAAAGCGCGGGTTGTTTAAAGGCTGGTCGCGGCTGAAGCGCCGTTTTACGCGGCGCTGAGGCTTTTCAGGGCTGGCCGCGCCTGCGGCTTGTCATGGAAATGCTATGAAAATCTCGACCGATTCTTGACACAGAATCTCCCTAGTCAGGCCGCGCCACACGGCCTAACCGGAGTTTTCTGTCCATGTCTATTTCCCGCCTTTTGTGCGCGACCTCGTTGATTGCGACGGCGATTGCGCTGCCTGCCTCGGCCAAAACCACATTCGAATTCTGGTATGGTTTGTCGGGTGATCTGTCGAACCGCATCCAAGAGATGTGCCAGTCGTTCAACGCCGCGCAAGATGACTACGAAATCAAGTGCATCAGCCAAGACACCTATGAAAACAACCTGCAGGCCACGATCGCAGCGTTTCGTGCGAACATGCAGCCTACCATTTCGCAGATCTCGGATGGCGGCACGCTGGATCTGATGCTGTCGGGCGCTTATGTCCCCGTGCGTCAGCTGATGGAAGAAAACGGCTACGACATCGATTGGTCGGACTACTTCCCCGGCATTGCTGCCTATTATGCGACATCGCAGGGCGAGATGCTATCGATGCCGTTCAACAGCTCGACCGCGGTTATCTATTACAACACCGGCGCGCTGGCCGATGTGGGGTTCGACGGCGTGCCCGAGACATGGGAACAGGTCGAGGACGTGGCCCAGCGCATGAAGGACGCTGGCTATGAGTGCCCGATCGCGTTTGACCCCACGGGTATTTGGCAGTGGTTCGAACAGGCTGCGATGGTTGCCGATATTCCGCTGGCCAACCGCGGTAATGGTTATGAGGGGCTGGATGCCGAGCTGGTGTTCAACCGAAATGCCATGGTCGACCAAGTCGCATTCTATAAGCGCCTTTATGACAACGGGCTGATGGTGCACAAATCGCGCACCGCCGGTGAGACCGCGAACGAGGCCTTTATGCAAGGGCACTGCCAGATCTCGTCGTCATCGATCGCTGATCATGGTACCTTTAGTACCCAATCTGCAGAAGGGGTCCAGTGGACCGCTGCGATGCTGCCGATCTGGGAAGGCACAACGCGCACCAATTCTGTTGTGGGCGGGGCGTCGCTGTGGACGCTGCAGGGGAAATCGCCCGAGGAATACAAAGGCGCGGCCGCGTTTTATGCCTTTATTGCCGATCCCGAGCAGGCGCGTTGGTGGTCTACTGTGACAGGATATATTCCGGTTACAAATTCGGCCTTCCAAGCCCTGAGCGAAAGCGGTTTCTACGACGCGGCTCCGTTCAAGGGGCGGGAACTTGCGATTGCCAGTCTGACGGCAACTGCACCTACCGAAAACACACGCGGCCTGCGGCTGGGTAACTTCAACAGCATTCGCACCCAACTGGGTGAGATGATGCAGTCGGTCTTGTTCAGCGATGTGCCGGTGCAGACTGCGCTTGATGAAACGGCAGCGCGTGGAAACGAAGTTCTGCGCCGCTTTGAACGCACCTACAACGGCGTTCAGCTGCCCTGATCCATCCCGAATGAACCAGTGCCCAAGGGGGTCCCCCCTTGGGCTATTCGACTTTTCGCAACGGGGATCATGACGTATGGATCGTCGATCAACCTACAAGAACAAGTGGCTGCCGTGGCTGCTGCTGGCCCCCCAGCTAATGCTTGTTTTCGTCTTCTTTTATTGGCCGGCATCACAGGCCCTGTTTTGGGCCTTCACTCTCGAGCGGCCTTGGGGCGGCGGGAACGAGTGGGTGGGCCTCGATAATTTCAGGGCGATTTTTGCCGACCGGATCTATTGGGCGACGGTGCTGCGCAGCGCGGTATACGCCGCGGTGACGACGGCGATCTCGATGGGGGTCGCGTTGATGCTGGCGGTCTTTGCCGATCGGGTCCTGAAGGGGTCGAAGATTTTTCAATCTATTTTTGTGTGGCCCTATGCCATTGCCGCACCAGCGGCGGGCGTGGCGTTCCGCTTTATTTTTGCCCCCGAAGCGGGGCTTGTCGGGGGCGTTAACCAGCTGTGGCCGGGCCTGTGGGACCCTGCAACGAACGGGCTGCAGGCGTTGGTCATGGTGATGATTTGTCACGCTTGGCTGGGGATCGGTTATAACTTCGTCTTCTTCTTGGCCGCACTGCAAATGATCCCCCGCTCGATCAGCGAGGCGGGGGCCATGGACGGCGCGCGGCCGTGGCGGCGGATGATTGATCTACAGTTGCCGCTGATCGCGCCAACTGCATTTTTCTTGCTGATCATGAACATCATTTCCAGCTTCACGGACAGCTTCGGCCTGATCGACACCATGACCGAGGGCGGGCCCGTCGGGCAGACGCAGGTTATGGTCTACAAGCTGTATTACGACGGGTTCAAAGGCCTCGATTATTCGGGCGCTGCGGCGCAGTCGATCGTGCTGATGCTGCTGGTCATGGCGCTGACCTTTGTCCAGTTCCGCTGGGTCGAGCGGCGCGTTCATTATAACTGAGAGACAAGCCATGATCGAACGCTCGCCGTTTTTTGATGCCGTCACCTATGCCGCGATGATTTTGGGCGCGATTGTTGTGCTGGTGCCGTTTTGGATCACCTTTGTTGCGGGGTCGATGACCGTGCAAGAGGTGAACCAGGTGCCCATCGGGCTGACCCCATCGGGGCATTTGTGGGACAATTTGCAGACCGCTTGGGATCGTGGTGATCTGGGGCGCAAGATGATGAATTCGTTCGTCGTGGCCGCGTGGGTCACGGCGGGCAAGATCGTGCTGGCAGCGATGTCGGCCTTTGCCATCGTGTTTTTTACCTTCCGTGCGCGCATGCTGTGCTTTTGGTTGATCTTCATCACGCTGATGCTGCCGCTAGAAGTGCGCATCGTGCCGACCTATTCGGTTGCCGCGAATGCGTTGCAGCCCTTTCAGGCCATTTTGGATGTGACGGGCGTGACGGGGCTGATTGCGGCTGTGTCGGGGGTGCGTATCGGCCTCGAATGGAACATGCTTAATTCCTACACGGGGTTGATCTTGCCATTGGTGGCGACGGCGACCGGCACGTTCCTGTACCGCCAGTTCTTTATGACCATCCCGGACGAGCTGGTCGAAGCGTCGAAAATGGACGGCGCGGGCCCTGTGCGCTTTCTGGTCGAGGTGCTGCTGCCGCTGTCGCGCACGAATATGCTGGCGCTGGCGACCATCATGTTTGTGGCAAGCTGGAACCAATATCTTTGGCCCCTGCTGATCACCACCGACCGCGCCAATTATGGCACCGCGGTCATGCAGCTAAAAGCATTGATCCCCGCCGAATTCGGTCTTCCCGACTGGAACGTGACCATGGCCGGCGCGCTGATCATCATGCTTCCCCCCCTTTTAATCGTCGCTTTCATGCAGCGCTGGTTCGTGCGCGGCCTGATCACGCGCGACAAGTAGACAAGGCGACTTTGACATGAGTGAAATTGCATTTCGCGGCGTTCACAAACGCTATAATAAAACCGATGTCATCCATGGTGTGGATATGGATATCGCGGCGGGCGAGTTCATCGTGATCCTTGGGCCATCGGGGTGCGGTAAATCTACCTTGCTGCGTATGATCGCGGGCCTTGAAGGGATCACCGGCGGCGAGATCGCGATCGGGGGCCGCGTCGTCAATACGCTAGAGCCACGCGAGCGCGGCTGCGCCATGGTGTTCCAGAACTACGCCCTCTATCCGCACATGAGCGTGGCGCAGAACATCGGCTATGCGCTGCGTGTGGCCGGCGTTGGTCGGTCTGAACGCGATGCCAAGGTGCGCGATGTGGCCAAGGCCGTGGGCCTTGATGCATTTTTGGATCGCAAGCCGGGCGAGTTGTCGGGCGGGCAGCGGCAGCGTGTGGCGATGGCGCGCGCCATGGTGCGCGAACCCAAGGTCTTTTTGTTCGACGAGCCGTTCTCCAACCTAGATGCCAAGTTGCGCGTGGCGATGCGCGCCGAAGTGCGCAATCTTCACCGCCGCCTTGGTGTGACATCGGTTTTCGTCACCCATGACCAGACCGAGGCCATGACGCTGGCCGATCGGTTGGTGATTATGAATGGCGGTCGGGTCGAGCAGATCGGCACCCCGTCCGAGGTTTACGATCATCCGGCAAGCCTGTTCGTGGCCGATTTTATCGGTGCGCCGGCGATGAACCTTATTCAGGGGGCCTTTGACGGGGATGGGCAGTTCCGCCACGGCACAAACGGGGTCGTGCGTTTGCAGGGCGTCGGCCAAAGCGTGGGCAGCCGCGTTGGCCAAGCCCCTGTGTCACTGGGGATCCGCCCTGAGCGCATCTTGCGGTTGGACGCGCCTTGCGCCCACAGCGTGACCGCCAGCGTCGATTACATCGAAGATTTGGGCGGCGCGCGGATCATCTATGCCGATCTGGCGGGGACGACGATTGCCATCGAAGACCGCAGCAAAGACCGCCTGACGCGCGGCGCGCCGCTTCACCTCGAATTGGCGGCAAATGCAGTGCAGCTGTTCAGCCATGTCGACGGCCGCCGCATTCCAGTACAATAACCATCTATCGGAGGGGCCCGTGGGTCATCTTATCGCAACCGGCTTCAATGCCGAGAGCACTGACGGCGAAATCGATAGCCTGTGCGCGCAACTGCACGCCTTGGCCGATATCGGCGTCGATACCGTCGAGCTGCGCATTTCCAGTGTCGAATTCATCGCGGGCGGTCGTTTCGTCCCGCAGCGGCTGGATCGCCTGCTGGCTATGCTGCGCGGCTTCGCCTTTCGCTACACCGTGCATGGGTTGGTATCATCCAATCTGATGGATCCGGCGCATGACATGTATCAGCTGGAAGTCGCAAAACGTCTGGCCGAGTTTTGCAACATGATCGGTGCGCGGGTTCTGGTGCAGCATAGCGGCTATCTGGCGGCCCATCAGGTTGCCGATCGCGCGGGCGCAGACGGGCGCGAGGCGGGAAATCTGTTTACTTTGGCCGAACACGCTGCGCCTTTGGGCGTGCACATCGCCCTTGAGAACATCTTTACCACCGCAGAAGGGCAGTACCGGAAAACGCCCGCCGAAGTGGCCCGGACAGTGCGCGAGATTGCCCACCCCCATTTGTGTGCAACCATCGATTTCAGCCACGCTTACATCGAATCGACCTATCGCGGCTTGGATTTCTACCAGCAGGTCGCCGAGATGGCGCCCGTGGCAGGCCATTTGCACGTGCATGACAGTTTCGGGCTGCATCACCGACTGTATCCCGAGGCCAGCGGTCGCGAGGCTGTCGCGCTGGGCATTGGCGATCTGCACCTGCCGATGGGCTGGGGCAGCATCGACTGGGACAGGATTTTCACCACCCACCGCTTTTTGCCCGAAACGGTGCTGATGATGGAAATAAGCCGCCGTCACAGCGCCGAACGCCCGCAAACCCTGCGCGACGCGCAGCGCCTGATGGCGCTGAACGCCAGCATTTAATTTCCCCAACCTCCGAGAGAGATATGAGCCTCAAATTCATCGTGATGAGCGACATCCACCTGATGCCCCCCGGCGGGCTATCGATGGGCCTTGATACCGCCGCGCGTCTGCGCAAAGCGATCGAGACCGTGGTGCAGCGGTATGACGACATCGATTTTTGCATTTTGGCCGGTGATCTGGCCGATCTGGGGCAGCAAGGCGCCTATGAGCAGCTGCAGGATCTGTTGGTCGATATGCCCGTGCCCGTCCATATGACACTGGGAAACCACGATAACCGCGAGACGTTCCTGCAGGTTTTTGGCGACGCCATGGCCAACCCTCAAACCCGCAAGGTCGATAGAGTCATCGATGTGAAAGGGTATCGGATCATCATTCTTGATACATCCGAGCCTGATCTGGTCGCGGGGCGCCTTTCTGATGTACAGATCGAATGGCTGACCGCGCGGTTGGCCGAGGCCGCATCGCAACCCGTGATCGTCGTCATGCATCACCATGCCAGCCTACTGAACACGCATGCCGACCGTATCGCGCTGCTTGCGCCCGAGGCATTTTTGCAGGCCCTGAAAACCCACCCTGATGTGCGCCAAGTCATCGCCGGGCACGTGCATGTGACCTCGTGCGCCGTGTGGCAGGGGGTTCCCTTTTGCACGCTGGCGGGCGGGCACTACTCGGTCGGTTTCGATGTGGGCAAGCCCGACCGGCCTGTCGAATGTTTCGATGGCCCGGGGCAGTTCGCCGTGGTCGAGGGCACGGCAGATCGCACCACGGTTCTGTTCGACGACTTTTTGAACAACAACCAGCTGATCCATACCCACGTCAAATAACGTGGGCAGACATAGGAAAAGGGCCGGAGGTTTCCGGCCCTTTTTTGCGTTTGGGGTGCTGGTCTTTTAGTGCGGTAGCAGCCGGCGCACGGTGTCGGCGGCTTCTTGCAGCGCCTCGGCCGGGGTTGCGGTCCCTTCAACGACTTGGGCCGACGCATCTACGATGGCATTCGTGACGCGGACCGAATTGTCGCCCGGGAATGCATACCACGGCACCATCAGCGACATTTGGTTCAGGCCTGCCTGAAACAGCGGGTTTTCAGGGTAGAACGCGCCAAGATAGTCGGGCGAGGTGGCGGCCAGTGCGTTGTTGGGGACATAGCCGGTGCCGGGGACAACCACAGACGCGCCATAGGGGCCGGCGGCGAACTTGGCAAAGCGCCACGCGGCGGCCTGCTTTTCGGCGTCTTGCGTCAGGATGACCACAGCATTGCCGCCTGTCGGCAGGCGGCCGTTTTCGGCATCAAGGCGCGGGATGGCGGCTGTGCGCAGATCGAACCGGTCGCCAACGGCGTTGATGGTCGAACGCAGGGCCCCTGTCGATTGGAACGAGAACCCGACCTTGCCTGCTGCAAAGGCCTGCGCGCCGGCCTGTTCAGTAAATGCGGGCATACCCCCTTCGTTGACCATCCGGGCCAGCAAATCGAAGGATGCAAGGCCTGCGGGGCCGTCGAACGCGACTTGCGTTTCGTCTTCCGACAGCATGGTGCCGCCTGCACCGAACAGCAGCGCCGAAAACATCCAGTCGGCGCCTTGCCAGCGGAAATCGATGCTTTCGACCCCGTCGCCCAAGGCGTCAATACGGGCGGCGGCGGCGATCACGTCGTCCCACGTTGCGGGCGGCTGGTCGGGGTCGAGGCCAGCGGCGCGAAACAGGTCTGCGTTATAATACATGATGGGGTTCGATGTCGCGAAAGCCAGCCCGACCTGCTTGTCGCCAACCCGCGCGAGATTCAGGATGGTGTCCGTAAAGCCGAGGGATTCCATGTCGCCTTCGGCTTCGATCAACGGGCCGAGGTCGACCGTGATGTCGCGTTCCGACAGCATGCGCAGGCGGTTCAACCCGATAAAGGTGATGTCGGGCATTGCGGCGGTTCCGGCCTGACGCATGATCAGCTGGATACCCTCTTCATAATTGGCCGAAGGTGTTGCGAATTCAATGTGGATGTCGGGGTTTTCCTCCATGAACTTGGCCGAGATGTTGTCCATCACGTCCTTGAAGAAACCGGGCATCGGGTAGTGGACCGTCAGTGTCGTGTCAGCCTGCGCCGCAAGGGGCAAACATAGCATAGCCGTGGCGGTTAGAATGGATTTCAGTGTCATTGTGCTCTCTTTAAGGAGGGCCGGTCAGCCTTTGAGACCGGTCATGGTGATGCCCTCGACGAATTTTCGCTGCGCCAGCAGGAAAAGCGCGACAAGTGGCAGGGTGATCATCAAGGTTGCCGCCATCAGGGCGCCGTAATCGTCGCCGGATTCGGCGGCGCGGAAATACAGCAGGCCAAGGGGCGGGGTCGCATAGGCTTGATCCGAAGTGACGATCAGCGGCCAGTACAGGTCGTTCCAGTGGGCCACGACCGAGAAAATGGCGAAGGCCGTCACTGCGGGCCAAGCGTTGGGGACGACGACACGGGCGATAATGCCCAGATCGCCCATCCCATCCATCCGCGCCGCGTGGATCAGGTCGTCAGGCAGGGCGCGGAAGAATTGCAGGAACAGGAAGATACCGAAGACCGATATCGTAAAGGGGGCGACCAGCGCGGTGTAGCTGTTCAGCAGCCCGACATTTGCAAAGCCGACATAGATCGGCAGTGCCGTCGCGTGGATCGGCACCAACAGCCCCAGCAGCACCATGACCATCATGACGCGCGCCGCGCCGAAACGCAGTTTTGCCATGGCATAGGCGCAAGGAATGGCAACCAGCACTTGCACGACGAAGATCGCCGCGCAGACGATGACCCCGTTGACCAGCAGCCGGCCTATGTCGATGCGTGATAGGGCGCGGGCGAAGTTTTCTGCATAGGACACCGTCTGCGGAAACAGGTTTAGCGTGGCCGAGAAAATCTCGCTTTGGGGCTTGCCGGCGGTGGACAGCATGAAGGCGTATGGGGCCAGAAATAGCGCCGCGAAAAAGATGAGGATCGCAAGACGAAAGGCGCGCGCGACTGAAAAGCGGCGTGTGGGACGGCGGCTCATTTATAGTGCACCCCTTTGTCTTGCGTGCGGTATTGCAACACCATCAGCCCGACGAGGATCACCAGAAACACCACCGTCATTGCCGAGGCGTAACCGACGCGCAGATAAACAAACCCCTCTTGGTAGATCGTGAAGAGCAGGACCTCGGAGGCTTTGTTCGGGCCGCCTTCGGTCAGGGTTTTGACGGTTTCAAAGACTTTGACGGCGTTGATGACGCTGATGGTTGTGACAAATAGCGTCGTCGGCCCCAGCATCGGCCACGTGACCAGCCGGAACCGGTCGAGCGCGGATTTGGCCCCGTCGACTTCGGCCGCCGCGTAAAGATCGCGGGGAATAGCTGTCAGCCCCGCAAGGAAGATCACCAGATTGAACCCGACCGATTGCCACACGCCGATGATCGACAGCGACCACAGCACAGACCCCGACTTTGCCAGCCAGCTGGGCCCTGCGATGCCGAACATCGCCAGCGCGGCGTTGATCGGGCCGATGGTGGGGTGGAACAGGTATTGCCACACCGTCGCCATGGCGACGATCAGCGATGCGACGGGAAGGAAGAACGCGGTTCGGAAGAAACTGCGTCCTATTGGCTCTGCCTCGATCAGCAGCGCTAGCACCAGCGCCAACCCGATCGAGAGCGGCGCGACGATGGCGGTGTAGAGGGCGGTGTTTTGCAGCGACCGGCGGAATGTGCGGTCGGACCACAGCTCGGCATAGTTTTCTAGGCCCACAAAGCGCAGTCCGCGATAGCCCAGCTGGTAGTCAGTCAAGCTGAATGCGATGACCGCCAACAGCGGGATCAGGATGAAGACGGTGAAAAGCAATGCGGCGGGGCTGACCAGCAGCTGGGCGGCACGGCTTTCCCGTCGCAGCAGGGGGTCATGAGGCGGGCTACGCATGGTGATGCACCGGTGCGGTCACGCGGTGGCCGTTCGCGGCGAAGGCAAGAATGTGGTGGGCGGGGGCGGCCAGCGTTATGGCGTCGCCTGCGGCCCAATTGGCTGCATCGGCGGGGGGCATTTGCGCCTGCAAGGCGACGGCGCCCGACAGCGTGCGACAGTGCAGGACGACCTCGGCCCCCAAAAATTCCACGCGTGCGACAATGGCGGGCAGTCCGTTTTGTGCGGGGCGCAGATGTTCGGGGCGAATGCCAAGGCTGATGGGGCCGTCGGGTGCCGAGACGCGGCCAAAGATGTGCGCCCCAACCTGTATTGTGCCCCCTGTGACGCTGGCAGGGATCAGGTTGATCTGCGGTTGGCCGATAAAACGCGCCACTTCGATATGCGTCGGGTTGTCGTAAATTTCGCGCGGCGGCGCGATCTGCAGCACTGCGCCGCCGATCATGACCGCGACACGGTCGGCCATCGACAGGGCCTCTGCCTGATCGTGGGTGACGTACAGCGTGGGAACCCCTGAGCGCCGGTGCATCTCGACGATTTCGCCGCGCGCATGAACGCGCAGGTTCGCATCGAGGTTCGAGAGGGGCTCGTCCATCAGGAACAGGGCAGGGCGTCGCACCATCGCGCGTCCCAGCGCCACACGCTGGCGTTGGCCGCCAGACATCTGGCCGGGTTTGCGCGCTAAAAGATGTGCGATTTTCAGCGTTTCGGCCATCTGATTCACTTCGGCGCGGATGGCTGACAAGACGGCAGCGCGCCCGCGCACCATCGCACCGACAAATGGAAGGCGCGCCAGCGCGCTAAGCCGCCGCATCATCAGTGGGACGGCCATGTTCTGCCCAGCGGTCAGGTGGGGGTAGAGGGCGTAGGACTGGAACACCATTGCAATGTTGCGATCGGCCGTTCCAAGCCCCGTCAAGTCCTGCCCATCGAGGGTGAGCGTACCGCTGTCGGCACTTTCAAGCCCCGCGATGATGCGCAGTAATGTCGACTTTCCGCAGCCCGACGGGCCCACGAGTGCGATGAATTCGCCCGCATCAACCTGCAGATCGATACCGCCCAAAACTTGGGTGTCGGCAAAACCTTTGCGTAGGCCGGCAATGACAAGGTGACCCGTGTTGGCCATTGTAGCGCTGCTCATGGCGCGGGCCTGCGGACGGTATCTGTGCCGGGGTAGACGGTGTCCATCACATCGTCCAACCAGTTTGGCCGCAATCCGGGGACGGCGATCAGCGTGCTTTGAACGTCGTCGCCCAGGATGTGCAGCGCCGCGCCCAGTATATTGGCGCCGGGTACATCATCGACATAATCGCGCACCAGAAATCCTGCGGGCGGTGCCCAGACCAGTGCCATGGATTGATGGTGCTGCAACTGCGCGCGGTGTGTATGGCCCGACGCATAAAGGGCGACGCCGTGCTTTTCGCACAGCGCCAGCAAGGACTGCCGCGCGGCGGGTGGGGCAGCCCAGTAGCCCGTGTCGCCTTCGTTAGCATCGTGCATGAACAGGGGGCAATGGGCGAAGATGGCCGTCCGCAGCTCGCCGCTTTGTTCCAACCTCTCGGTCAGCCATGCAATTTGCGCGGCCTCCTCTGGTAGGTTCGACCCGATCAGCAGGGCATTGAGGCCGATCAGGCGCCAGCCGTCTTGGTCATGGACCCAGCGGTCGGGGCCGACAGCGGTGTGCCATGCGGCAATGCGCGCAGGCGTTACATCTGCCAAGTGCCCGATGTCGTGGTTCCCCGGTACCACTAGTAAGGGCAGGTCGATTGATGCGCGCAAGGCTGTGATCGCGTCGGTCAGCTCTTTCGGACGCAGCGCGCCGTCGACGCTGATGTCGCCGGTATGAATGACGATGTCGGCCCCGCTAGCGGCGATCCAAGCGGCCAGCGGCGCCAGATTGCCATTGAAATAGGGCATTTCGGGGCTGAAATGCGTGTCGGTGATTTGGATAATTTTCATGGCTCTTCGTGGTTGGTGTTTCAGCGCAGCGCGGCGGGGATCAGCGGGCCATGCGCCGCCAGCAGGGCATCGACCAAGGTTGAGATCTGGGCAGGGTCCAGCTCTGCTGCTGTGTGGGGGTCCAGCAGGGCGGCCTGCACAATGTGGTCTTTGCGCCCGCTTAGGACAGCTTCGGCGGTTAGCAGCTGCACGTTGACTTGCGTCTGCATCAGGCAAGCCAGCTCCAGCGGCAGCGCGCCGATTGCGGTCGGCTGCACCCCTTGGCTGTCGACCAGGCAGGGCACCTCGACGCAGGCTGCGGCGGGCAAATTGTCGATCAGGCCCGTATTGATGACGTTGCCATAGATAACGCGGGGGGTGCCGGTTTCGATCGAATCGATGATCTCGGCGCCGTATTCGGCCGATTTGCGCACAGATAGCGGCGTTTCGGGATCACGCAGGGCCTGCGACATGTCCTGCCATGCGGCGATTTGCGCCTCGCAGCGGCGGGGATATTCATCCAGCGGGATGTTGAAGGCCTCGATCAGGTCGGGGCGGTCGCGCTTGATGTACCACGGCACATATTCTGCGAAATGTTCCGAGCTTTCGGTAACAAAGCGGCCAAAGCGCTGGTAGACGTCATAACGCACGCGGTTGTTCGGCGGGATGCGCCCTTCGGCAATAACCTGATCCAGCGCGGGGTATAGGTCACGGCCTTTGTGCTGCAGTTTCAG carries:
- a CDS encoding extracellular solute-binding protein, translated to MSISRLLCATSLIATAIALPASAKTTFEFWYGLSGDLSNRIQEMCQSFNAAQDDYEIKCISQDTYENNLQATIAAFRANMQPTISQISDGGTLDLMLSGAYVPVRQLMEENGYDIDWSDYFPGIAAYYATSQGEMLSMPFNSSTAVIYYNTGALADVGFDGVPETWEQVEDVAQRMKDAGYECPIAFDPTGIWQWFEQAAMVADIPLANRGNGYEGLDAELVFNRNAMVDQVAFYKRLYDNGLMVHKSRTAGETANEAFMQGHCQISSSSIADHGTFSTQSAEGVQWTAAMLPIWEGTTRTNSVVGGASLWTLQGKSPEEYKGAAAFYAFIADPEQARWWSTVTGYIPVTNSAFQALSESGFYDAAPFKGRELAIASLTATAPTENTRGLRLGNFNSIRTQLGEMMQSVLFSDVPVQTALDETAARGNEVLRRFERTYNGVQLP
- a CDS encoding ABC transporter permease subunit, translated to MDRRSTYKNKWLPWLLLAPQLMLVFVFFYWPASQALFWAFTLERPWGGGNEWVGLDNFRAIFADRIYWATVLRSAVYAAVTTAISMGVALMLAVFADRVLKGSKIFQSIFVWPYAIAAPAAGVAFRFIFAPEAGLVGGVNQLWPGLWDPATNGLQALVMVMICHAWLGIGYNFVFFLAALQMIPRSISEAGAMDGARPWRRMIDLQLPLIAPTAFFLLIMNIISSFTDSFGLIDTMTEGGPVGQTQVMVYKLYYDGFKGLDYSGAAAQSIVLMLLVMALTFVQFRWVERRVHYN
- a CDS encoding ABC transporter permease subunit, with the translated sequence MIERSPFFDAVTYAAMILGAIVVLVPFWITFVAGSMTVQEVNQVPIGLTPSGHLWDNLQTAWDRGDLGRKMMNSFVVAAWVTAGKIVLAAMSAFAIVFFTFRARMLCFWLIFITLMLPLEVRIVPTYSVAANALQPFQAILDVTGVTGLIAAVSGVRIGLEWNMLNSYTGLILPLVATATGTFLYRQFFMTIPDELVEASKMDGAGPVRFLVEVLLPLSRTNMLALATIMFVASWNQYLWPLLITTDRANYGTAVMQLKALIPAEFGLPDWNVTMAGALIIMLPPLLIVAFMQRWFVRGLITRDK
- a CDS encoding ABC transporter ATP-binding protein, translated to MSEIAFRGVHKRYNKTDVIHGVDMDIAAGEFIVILGPSGCGKSTLLRMIAGLEGITGGEIAIGGRVVNTLEPRERGCAMVFQNYALYPHMSVAQNIGYALRVAGVGRSERDAKVRDVAKAVGLDAFLDRKPGELSGGQRQRVAMARAMVREPKVFLFDEPFSNLDAKLRVAMRAEVRNLHRRLGVTSVFVTHDQTEAMTLADRLVIMNGGRVEQIGTPSEVYDHPASLFVADFIGAPAMNLIQGAFDGDGQFRHGTNGVVRLQGVGQSVGSRVGQAPVSLGIRPERILRLDAPCAHSVTASVDYIEDLGGARIIYADLAGTTIAIEDRSKDRLTRGAPLHLELAANAVQLFSHVDGRRIPVQ
- a CDS encoding sugar phosphate isomerase/epimerase family protein; its protein translation is MGHLIATGFNAESTDGEIDSLCAQLHALADIGVDTVELRISSVEFIAGGRFVPQRLDRLLAMLRGFAFRYTVHGLVSSNLMDPAHDMYQLEVAKRLAEFCNMIGARVLVQHSGYLAAHQVADRAGADGREAGNLFTLAEHAAPLGVHIALENIFTTAEGQYRKTPAEVARTVREIAHPHLCATIDFSHAYIESTYRGLDFYQQVAEMAPVAGHLHVHDSFGLHHRLYPEASGREAVALGIGDLHLPMGWGSIDWDRIFTTHRFLPETVLMMEISRRHSAERPQTLRDAQRLMALNASI
- a CDS encoding metallophosphoesterase; this encodes MSLKFIVMSDIHLMPPGGLSMGLDTAARLRKAIETVVQRYDDIDFCILAGDLADLGQQGAYEQLQDLLVDMPVPVHMTLGNHDNRETFLQVFGDAMANPQTRKVDRVIDVKGYRIIILDTSEPDLVAGRLSDVQIEWLTARLAEAASQPVIVVMHHHASLLNTHADRIALLAPEAFLQALKTHPDVRQVIAGHVHVTSCAVWQGVPFCTLAGGHYSVGFDVGKPDRPVECFDGPGQFAVVEGTADRTTVLFDDFLNNNQLIHTHVK
- a CDS encoding ABC transporter substrate-binding protein encodes the protein MTLKSILTATAMLCLPLAAQADTTLTVHYPMPGFFKDVMDNISAKFMEENPDIHIEFATPSANYEEGIQLIMRQAGTAAMPDITFIGLNRLRMLSERDITVDLGPLIEAEGDMESLGFTDTILNLARVGDKQVGLAFATSNPIMYYNADLFRAAGLDPDQPPATWDDVIAAAARIDALGDGVESIDFRWQGADWMFSALLFGAGGTMLSEDETQVAFDGPAGLASFDLLARMVNEGGMPAFTEQAGAQAFAAGKVGFSFQSTGALRSTINAVGDRFDLRTAAIPRLDAENGRLPTGGNAVVILTQDAEKQAAAWRFAKFAAGPYGASVVVPGTGYVPNNALAATSPDYLGAFYPENPLFQAGLNQMSLMVPWYAFPGDNSVRVTNAIVDASAQVVEGTATPAEALQEAADTVRRLLPH
- a CDS encoding carbohydrate ABC transporter permease, with the protein product MSRRPTRRFSVARAFRLAILIFFAALFLAPYAFMLSTAGKPQSEIFSATLNLFPQTVSYAENFARALSRIDIGRLLVNGVIVCAAIFVVQVLVAIPCAYAMAKLRFGAARVMMVMVLLGLLVPIHATALPIYVGFANVGLLNSYTALVAPFTISVFGIFLFLQFFRALPDDLIHAARMDGMGDLGIIARVVVPNAWPAVTAFAIFSVVAHWNDLYWPLIVTSDQAYATPPLGLLYFRAAESGDDYGALMAATLMITLPLVALFLLAQRKFVEGITMTGLKG
- a CDS encoding carbohydrate ABC transporter permease, yielding MRSPPHDPLLRRESRAAQLLVSPAALLFTVFILIPLLAVIAFSLTDYQLGYRGLRFVGLENYAELWSDRTFRRSLQNTALYTAIVAPLSIGLALVLALLIEAEPIGRSFFRTAFFLPVASLIVAMATVWQYLFHPTIGPINAALAMFGIAGPSWLAKSGSVLWSLSIIGVWQSVGFNLVIFLAGLTAIPRDLYAAAEVDGAKSALDRFRLVTWPMLGPTTLFVTTISVINAVKVFETVKTLTEGGPNKASEVLLFTIYQEGFVYLRVGYASAMTVVFLVILVGLMVLQYRTQDKGVHYK